The Musa acuminata AAA Group cultivar baxijiao chromosome BXJ1-3, Cavendish_Baxijiao_AAA, whole genome shotgun sequence genome window below encodes:
- the LOC135624539 gene encoding probable UDP-glucosyl transferase 73B6 gives MMSDQATFPKHNFGVSLWVGGIAMADDASQPLRVFFFPLMSPGHMIPMIDIAKLFARHGAAVTVVTTPGNEPLIRPAIDRRHDGTPVVDLLLLPFPDSVAHLVPSTGEHLGAITTAEHADFMNAVFALAGPLDDLLRQHRPDCLVSDAMFPWTSATAAQLGIPRLVFYGPGAFLLCVHRSIEFRGHHAAVSSRSERFAIEGLPHRIHLEPSEISPIFKFTEMVLQQRKAEESSFGVLVNSFYELEPDYADLFRKEPVTKAYYVGPVALCDQEKEAQRGSRSSPHLGRWLSWLDSKPAGAVVYVCFGSLCELSNDQFKDLALGLEASGHLFLWVVREGAGCPPAWLPDGYERRVEGRGLVIRGWAPQVALLGHPAVGGFVTHCGWNSTLEGLTAGKPMATWPLNYDQFVNEKLLTEVAGVGVRVRRSEAVGAARVTAEEVTAAVRELMGGGEEAAERRRRAREYAAMAKAAMKEGGSSYQDMKCLMEELMACRERKPGGALNGDVGQ, from the exons ATGATGTCAGATCAGGCAACTTTTCCGAAGCATAAT TTCGGCGTTTCGCTTTGGGTAGGAGGCATAGCCATGGCCGATGACGCGAGTCAGCCACTCCgcgtcttcttcttccccctgatGAGCCCCGGCCACATGATCCCTATGATCGACATCGCCAAGCTTTTCGCCCGCCATGGCGCCGCCGTCACTGTCGTCACCACACCCGGCAACGAACCCCTCATTCGCCCAGCCATCGATCGCCGCCACGACGGCACCCCCGTCgtcgacctcctcctcctccccttccctGACTCCGTCGCCCACCTTGTACCCTCCACGGGTGAGCACCTCGGCGCCATAACTACTGCAGAGCATGCAGACTTCATGAACGCCGTGTTCGCCCTCGCCGGCCCCCTCGACGACCTCCTCCGCCAACATCGCCCCGACTGCCTCGTCTCTGATGCCATGTTCCCTTGgacctccgccaccgccgcccaACTCGGCATACCTCGCCTCGTCTTCTACGGCCCCGGCGCCTTTCTGCTCtgcgtccatcggagcatcgagtTCCGCGGCCACCACGCCGCCGTCTCCTCCCGTTCCGAGCGCTTCGCCATCGAGGGACTCCCCCACCGCATCCACTTGGAACCGTCCGAGATCTCTCCCATCTTCAAGTTCACCGAGATGGTGCTCCAGCAAAGAAAGGCGGAGGAGAGTAGCTTTGGCGTCCTCGTCAACAGCTTCTACGAGCTCGAGCCGGACTACGCCGATCTCTTCCGCAAGGAACCCGTCACCAAGGCGTACTACGTAGGTCCGGTCGCCCTCTGCGACCAGGAGAAGGAGGCCCAAAGGGGCAGCCGGAGCAGTCCGCACCTCGGCCGCTGGCTGAGCTGGCTCGACTCCAAGCCGGCGGGCGCCGTCGTCTACGTTTGCTTTGGTAGCCTCTGCGAATTATCTAATGACCAGTTCAAGGATCTCGCGCTCGGACTCGAGGCCTCCGGTCATCTGTTCTTGTGGGTGGTGAGGGAAGGCGCCGGTTGCCCGCCGGCGTGGCTGCCGGACGGGTACGAGAGGCGGGTGGAGGGGAGGGGACTGGTGATCCGAGGGTGGGCACCACAGGTAGCGCTCCTGGGCCACCCGGCGGTGGGGGGTTTCGTGacgcactgcgggtggaactcgacGCTGGAGGGGTTGACTGCCGGGAAGCCGATGGCGACGTGGCCGTTAAACTACGACCAGTTCGTTAACGAGAAGTTACTGACCGAGGTGGCAGGCGTCGGAGTGCGAGTGAGGCGGAGCGAGGCGGTGGGTGCGGCGAGGGTGACGGCGGAGGAGGTGACAGCTGCGGTGCGGGAGCTGATGGGCGGAGGGGAGGAGGCGGCGGAGAGGAGGCGGAGGGCGAGGGAGTACGCAGCGATGGCTAAAGCGGCGATGAAGGAAGGAGGGTCGTCGTACCAAGACATGAAGTGTTTGATGGAGGAGCTGATGGCGTGCCGGGAGCGCAAACCAGGAGGTGCGTTGAACGGAGATGTCGGACAATAG